The following proteins are encoded in a genomic region of Chitinivorax tropicus:
- a CDS encoding sigma-54-dependent transcriptional regulator, translating to MPGKHILIVDDEIGIRELLSEILQDEGYDIKLAENAEQARQWRNQTRPDLVLLDIWMPDCDGVSLLKEWANNGQLTMPVVMMSGHGTIETAVEATRIGAIDYLEKPIGLQKLLSTVSRAIKTGVGHGGSDLSLANLGKGNAIQELKRQLDLVQPLKTPILLLGEPGVGFESCARFLQHANTPFVAPEQIERALDAPADLLQQTTNGVLFLREIGRLGTRAQQGLLQVVAKLDKFNIRLVCATCRPLVELTQDRNFDAGLFATISVLQIPVPPLKAHREDVPELAHQILDRLVEEKKVPPRRFSVAALNALRNHDWPGNLEQLRNLVATLAMTSTSDEIGVNEVNRLLAPYAMQQTLGCGEALDLPLREARDIFERHYFEHHIKLENGNMSRVAEKVGLERTHLYRKLKQLGIRFSKRTTEES from the coding sequence ATGCCAGGTAAGCACATCCTGATCGTCGATGACGAAATCGGTATTCGTGAGTTGCTGTCGGAAATCCTTCAAGACGAAGGCTATGACATCAAACTCGCTGAAAATGCCGAACAAGCCAGACAATGGCGTAACCAAACCCGGCCCGATCTGGTATTGCTGGATATCTGGATGCCTGATTGTGATGGGGTCAGCCTGTTGAAGGAATGGGCCAACAATGGTCAGCTGACCATGCCCGTGGTGATGATGTCTGGCCATGGCACCATCGAGACAGCGGTGGAAGCCACCCGCATTGGTGCCATTGACTATCTGGAAAAGCCGATCGGCCTGCAGAAGCTGCTCTCCACCGTCAGCCGGGCAATCAAGACTGGTGTTGGACATGGTGGCAGTGACCTGTCGCTGGCGAATCTGGGCAAAGGCAATGCGATCCAAGAGCTGAAGCGCCAGCTGGATCTGGTTCAGCCCTTGAAAACACCGATCCTGTTGTTGGGTGAGCCCGGCGTCGGTTTCGAGAGCTGCGCCCGTTTCCTGCAACATGCCAACACGCCATTTGTTGCGCCCGAGCAGATCGAGCGGGCGTTGGATGCCCCTGCAGACTTATTGCAGCAGACGACCAATGGCGTCTTGTTTCTGCGGGAGATCGGGCGGCTTGGCACCCGTGCGCAACAGGGGCTGTTGCAGGTGGTCGCCAAGCTGGACAAATTCAATATCCGCTTGGTGTGTGCCACCTGTCGGCCATTGGTCGAATTGACACAGGATCGCAACTTCGATGCGGGTCTGTTCGCGACGATCAGCGTGTTGCAGATCCCCGTGCCACCGCTCAAGGCGCATCGGGAAGATGTACCTGAATTGGCGCATCAGATATTGGACAGGTTGGTCGAAGAAAAGAAAGTCCCTCCACGCCGGTTCAGCGTTGCAGCCCTAAATGCACTACGCAATCATGATTGGCCGGGCAACCTGGAGCAACTACGTAATCTGGTCGCCACCTTGGCCATGACCTCCACCAGTGACGAGATCGGGGTGAACGAGGTCAATCGCCTGCTGGCGCCATACGCAATGCAGCAGACTCTGGGCTGTGGCGAGGCGCTGGATCTGCCCTTGCGGGAGGCGCGTGATATCTTCGAGCGCCATTACTTCGAGCACCATATCAAGCTGGAAAACGGCAATATGAGCCGTGTAGCCGAGAAAGTCGGTCTGGAGCGCACGCACCTGTATCGCAAGCTCAAGCAACTCGGCATTCGTTTTTCGAAGCGTACCACAGAGGAAAGCTGA